In the Flavisolibacter tropicus genome, one interval contains:
- a CDS encoding PAS domain S-box protein produces MISAHHTELIINSFPGIFYIVDPAGKFLQWNNNLETISGYSADDIKGMILFDLFRNDEKQLMAETMHKAVAEGFADMDGYLISKQGQPLPHYFTGTLTVIDNRPYLIGTGIDISRRRRAEKNLKESEERYRLIVETAQEGIWMIDENSLTTFVNEPMAQMLGYSREEMAGKHLYDFMKESEFMKADSNIARRRKGIADEEEFVFQKKDGQLIWAHLHVTPIFKEEEYKGALAMVTDITDKREAEQQLRLSEQRFKSLVQNSSDLISINDEQGVCRYVSPTVSEILGYTPEDLQGRNALDLVHPDDKPVLFIKMQQFLKGRKLISSPYRYLNANNEWRWLESRGVNLLNDPDIKGLVITSRDITERIELQTQLDQRSKEIQKEMTAAVIKAQENERSQLGQELHDNVNQVLTTVKLYNEMLRDGIGRPDDLLSKSIYHLQICINEIRSISKRLSAPTLGHISLQDSIKELVESINLIRRVNIIYTIDGHVNSIASQELHLAIYRIVQEQLNNILKYAEANYATIEISFKDHTLSLMIRDDGKGFDMSQKKEGIGITNMKSRAENLNGNFHINSAPGQGCMIKVSIPIAAAN; encoded by the coding sequence TTGATAAGTGCCCACCACACCGAACTCATTATTAATAGCTTCCCTGGTATTTTTTATATAGTTGATCCAGCGGGTAAGTTTCTTCAATGGAATAATAATCTTGAAACCATTTCTGGTTATAGCGCAGATGATATAAAGGGTATGATCCTGTTTGACCTTTTCCGGAATGACGAGAAGCAACTGATGGCAGAAACCATGCATAAGGCAGTAGCGGAAGGCTTTGCCGATATGGATGGATATCTTATAAGTAAACAAGGGCAACCACTGCCACATTATTTTACAGGTACACTAACGGTAATTGATAATCGCCCATACCTGATAGGAACAGGTATTGACATTTCTCGCCGTAGAAGGGCCGAAAAGAATTTAAAAGAAAGTGAAGAACGCTACCGGCTAATTGTAGAAACAGCACAGGAAGGCATATGGATGATTGATGAAAACAGCCTGACAACCTTTGTAAATGAGCCAATGGCGCAAATGCTGGGTTACTCGCGGGAAGAAATGGCTGGTAAGCACTTGTACGACTTTATGAAAGAGTCGGAGTTCATGAAAGCTGATAGCAATATTGCCCGCCGGCGTAAAGGCATTGCTGATGAAGAAGAATTCGTTTTTCAAAAGAAAGACGGACAACTTATCTGGGCACATCTGCACGTTACTCCCATTTTTAAAGAGGAAGAATATAAGGGAGCACTCGCCATGGTAACAGATATTACTGATAAGCGAGAGGCTGAGCAACAGTTACGTTTAAGCGAGCAACGCTTTAAGTCGCTCGTACAAAATAGCTCTGACTTGATTTCGATCAATGACGAGCAAGGCGTTTGTCGATATGTTAGTCCTACTGTTTCTGAAATCCTGGGATATACTCCTGAGGATTTACAAGGTAGAAATGCGCTTGACCTGGTGCACCCAGATGACAAACCGGTACTGTTTATTAAAATGCAGCAGTTTTTAAAGGGACGAAAGCTCATTTCTTCACCTTATCGATATTTAAATGCCAATAATGAATGGCGATGGCTGGAATCGCGTGGTGTCAATTTGTTGAATGACCCTGATATCAAGGGCTTGGTTATTACCAGCCGCGATATCACAGAACGAATTGAACTGCAGACGCAGCTTGACCAACGGAGTAAAGAAATTCAAAAAGAGATGACAGCGGCTGTGATCAAGGCTCAGGAAAATGAGCGGTCTCAGTTAGGGCAGGAGTTGCATGATAATGTGAACCAGGTATTGACAACTGTAAAACTTTACAATGAAATGCTACGCGATGGGATAGGCAGACCAGATGATCTGCTGAGCAAGTCTATTTACCATTTGCAGATTTGCATCAATGAAATTCGGAGTATTTCCAAGCGGTTATCAGCGCCAACATTAGGACATATATCCTTACAAGATTCCATTAAAGAATTGGTAGAGTCCATTAACCTGATCCGACGTGTTAATATCATCTATACAATTGATGGCCATGTAAATTCTATAGCATCACAAGAGCTGCATTTAGCTATTTACCGAATTGTTCAGGAGCAGCTGAATAATATTCTTAAATACGCAGAAGCCAATTATGCTACTATTGAGATCTCTTTTAAAGATCATACACTAAGCCTGATGATCAGAGATGATGGAAAGGGATTTGATATGTCGCAAAAGAAAGAAGGAATTGGAATTACCAACATGAAAAGCCGTGCTGAAAATTTGAATGGCAATTTTCATATTAATAGTGCACCTGGTCAGGGCTGTATGATTAAAGTAAGTATTCCTATTGCAGCCGCTAATTAA
- a CDS encoding TlpA disulfide reductase family protein, translated as MLKLNPLFLSVFTRTIEMKKRLLVFTITFLLLTGSQAQSVNINWFSVKGFLPQWNGANVQLLMNGAMIYNGTVQEDLFSYTGKVASTQEGLLKITRSKQTLFLPFFIESGTIKIRDEGKKLVAYGTTTNEDYQALIHQFDSLALLQSNMHFEAIKQYKRELATNYILQKPTSPISLKLLADYYYLEQSANDSVYYQLYNSLDTPLQRSLTGKKLEQDVKQRYAVANGRPAPQLELPDSNHQTLPIYQTGHFTLINFWASWCLPCKREHPALIKLYKQFHEQGFIIVGISLDTNRSAWLNAIKTEGLEWLQLNDLKGWYSPAATSYGVKLVPFNILLDATGTIIGKNLRMEEIESILTKTMRSQPF; from the coding sequence ATGCTTAAATTGAATCCATTGTTTTTATCAGTGTTTACCCGAACTATTGAAATGAAAAAGCGCCTCCTTGTTTTTACCATCACATTCTTGCTGCTAACAGGGAGTCAGGCGCAATCAGTAAATATAAACTGGTTTAGTGTAAAAGGTTTTCTACCACAATGGAATGGTGCCAATGTGCAATTACTGATGAATGGAGCAATGATTTACAATGGTACAGTCCAAGAAGATCTATTCAGCTATACCGGTAAAGTAGCATCTACTCAAGAGGGTCTTTTAAAAATAACCCGAAGCAAACAAACTCTTTTTCTGCCCTTCTTTATTGAATCCGGCACCATTAAGATCCGGGATGAAGGCAAAAAACTGGTAGCATACGGCACTACTACCAATGAAGACTACCAGGCACTCATACATCAGTTTGATTCGCTCGCCCTTTTGCAAAGCAACATGCATTTTGAAGCAATAAAACAATATAAACGGGAATTAGCGACCAACTATATTTTACAAAAACCTACTTCACCCATCAGCCTAAAATTGCTGGCTGATTATTACTACTTAGAGCAAAGTGCAAATGATTCTGTGTATTACCAATTATACAACAGTTTAGATACACCTTTACAAAGATCCCTTACCGGCAAAAAGCTAGAGCAGGACGTAAAGCAACGCTATGCGGTGGCAAATGGCCGGCCTGCACCTCAATTAGAGCTACCAGATAGCAACCATCAAACCTTGCCCATTTATCAAACAGGCCATTTTACATTAATAAACTTTTGGGCTAGTTGGTGCCTTCCCTGTAAGCGTGAGCACCCGGCATTGATCAAGCTGTATAAGCAGTTTCATGAACAGGGTTTCATTATTGTGGGCATTTCACTTGATACCAACCGCTCTGCCTGGCTAAATGCTATTAAAACCGAAGGGCTTGAATGGTTACAACTCAACGATTTAAAAGGCTGGTACAGCCCTGCTGCAACCAGCTATGGTGTTAAACTAGTCCCCTTCAATATTTTATTGGACGCTACCGGAACTATTATTGGAAAAAACCTGCGGATGGAAGAAATAGAATCGATTTTGACAAAAACCATGAGATCTCAACCGTTTTAG